One genomic window of Cygnus olor isolate bCygOlo1 chromosome 3, bCygOlo1.pri.v2, whole genome shotgun sequence includes the following:
- the OTOR gene encoding otoraplin, which yields MTQRVYLVILLLYLRLMYPLVTGIFMDKLASKKLCADDDCVYTISLVRAEEDYNAPDCRFINIKKGQLIYVYSKLVKEKESGEFWAGSVYGEQYEDHMGTVGYFPSSLVSEQHVYQEANKTVPTTDIDFFCE from the exons atgacacaacGTGTTTATTTGGTTATCTTACTTCTGTATCTCAGATTAATGTATCCCCTTGTAACTGGAATTTTTATGGATAAACTTGCCAGCAAGAAGCTGTGTGCTGATGACGACTGTGTCT acacCATTTCCCTTGTCAGAGCAGAAGAGGATTATAATGCTCCAGACTGCAGattcattaatattaaaaaagggCAGTTGATTTATGTTTACTCAAAACtagtgaaggaaaaagaatctGGAGAATTCTGGGCTGGAAGT GTTTATGGAGAACAGTATGAAGACCATATGGGGACAGTTGGTTATTTCCCTAGCAGTTTAGTCTCAGAACAACATGTCTATCAAGAAGCAAATAAGACAGTTCCTACAACG GACATTGATTTCTTCTGCGAATAG